From the genome of Falco cherrug isolate bFalChe1 chromosome 14, bFalChe1.pri, whole genome shotgun sequence, one region includes:
- the ZNF276 gene encoding zinc finger protein 276 isoform X1 → MLKPGLWRQPRAREGEWEHLPSGHSQLPYSRSRHPVFGPSLAGIGRALSTGYCRLCHGKFSSRSLRNAFGKVPVMGENSEKQRRVDQVFFTDFQRLVGVAVRQDPALPQFVCKKCHAQFYKCRSVLRTFIQRVNASPTGHVKSKGKSGAAQAQPGADGGASCLVDLITSSPQCLHSLVTWTHTHAGSCTSVPSLQSVLSSEYCGIIRAVWGCGDGHDYVMDTDSDCSTVLVDNALSVKREWNKSTAQHLTDNGAGADNAEAVSAPKPQHAPVRTTPCQQPANKGTTSVPLNVENELPQDRDSSHLQLDSMASIQEKALLQPVSPLSSVTGQLSGKQVLSATSDERVKDEFSDLSEGDFLSDDENEKRNVQSSDDSFEPYPEKKVSGKKSDSKEAKKAEEPKIRKKPGPKPGWKKKIKCEREELPTIYKCPYQGCTAVYRGADGMKKHIKEHHEEVRERPCPHPGCNKVFMIDRYLQRHVKLIHTEVRNYICDECGQTFKQRKHLSVHQMRHSGAKPLQCEICGFQCRQRASLKYHMTKHKAETELEFACDQCGKRFEKAHNLNVHMSMVHPLTQTQDKAKPLEPEPILLLNTSGTSESQVVKPEVTAQQEPT, encoded by the exons ATGCTGAAGCCAGGGCTCTGGAGGCAGCCTAGAGCGAGGGAAGGGGAATGGGAACATCTTCCTTCGGGCCATAGCCAGCTGCCATACTCTCGCAGCAGGCACCCAGTCTTCGGTCCTTCTCTGGCAGGAATCGGCAGAGCCCTGAGCACTGGGTATTGTCGCCTCTGCCACGGGAAGTTCTCCTCCAGGAGCCTGCGCAATGCCTTCGGGAAGGTGCCTGTCATGGGGGAGAACTCGGAGAAGCAGCGACGTGTGGATCAGGTCTTCTTCACCGACTTCCAGCGGCTGGTCGGCGTGGCGGTGCGGCAGGACCCCGCGCTCCCCCAGTTCGTCTGCAAGAAGTGCCATGCCCAGTTCTACAAATGCCGCAGCGTCCTCAGGACATTTATCCAGAGGGTGAATGCGTCTCCCACAGGCCATGTGAAGTCAAAAGGAAA GAGCGGCGCGGCCCAGGCCCAGCCGGGTGCAGATGGAGGTGCCTCCTGCCTGG TGGACCTGATCACCTCCAGCCCCCAGTGCCTGCACAGCCTGGTGACGTGGACGCACACGCACGCCGGGAGCTGTACGTCGGTGCCCAGCCTGCAGAGCGTGCTCTCCTCCGAGTACTGCGGCATCATCCGCGCTGtctggggctgtggggatgggCACGACTATGTCATGGATACAGATTCGGACTGTAGCACGGTGCTTGTCGACAATGCCTTGTCTGTCAAACGGGAATGGAACAAGAGCACGGCGCAGCACTTGACTGACAACGGGGCAGGCGCAGACAATGCTGAGGCTGTTTCTGCTCCCAAACCCCAGCATGCTCCAGTAAGGACAACTCCTTGCCAGCAGCCCGCAAACAAAGGGACCACATCGGTGCCACTGAACGTGGAGAATGAGCTGCCGCAGGACAGGGATTCATCTCACTTGCAACTGGACAGCATGGCCTCCATACAGGAGAAAGCCCTGTTGCAGCCCGTGTCACCACTGAGCAGTGTCACAG GACAGTTGAGTGGGAAGCAGGTTCTGTCTGCAACGTCGGATGAGCGGGTAAAAGACGAGTTCAGTGACCTTTCTGAGGG GGACTTCTTGAGTGATGATGAAAATGAGAAGAGAAATGTGCAATCTTCAGATGACTCCTTCGAGCCTTACCCCGAAAAGAA GGTTTCTGGCAAGAAAAGCGACAGcaaagaagcaaagaaggcagAAGAGCCCAAAATAAGGAAGAAGCCAGGGCCTAAgccaggctggaaaaaaaaaatcaaatgtgaaaG GGAGGAGCTGCCTACCATTTACAAGTGTCCTTACCAGGGATGCACGGCTGTCTACAGAGGGGCAGATGGCATGAAG AAACACATCAAAGAGCATCACGAAGAGGTTCGGGAGAGGCCCTGTCCTCATCCTGGCTGCAACAAGGTGTTCATGATTGACCGGTACCTGCAGCGTCATGTGAAACTCATTCACACAG AGGTACGTAATTATATCTGTGATGAATGTGGGCAGACATTTAAGCAACGGAAACACCTCTCGGTCCATCAGATGCGGCACTCAGGAGCAAAGCCTTTGCA GTGTGAAATCTGTGGTTTCCAGTGCCGACAGCGAGCATCACTCAAGTACCACATGACCAAACACAAAGCTGAGACGGAGCTGGAGTTTGCCTGTGACCAGTGCGGGAAGCGCTTTGAGAAGGCCCATAACCTTAATGTCCACATGTCCATGGTGCACCCTCTGACCCAGACTCAGGACAAAGCCAAGCCACTGGAGCCAGAGCCCATTCTCCTCCTAAATACTTCAGGGACTTCGGAAAGTCAGGTGGTAAAGCCAGAAGTGACTGCGCAGCAGGAGCCCACCTGA
- the ZNF276 gene encoding zinc finger protein 276 isoform X2, producing MGENSEKQRRVDQVFFTDFQRLVGVAVRQDPALPQFVCKKCHAQFYKCRSVLRTFIQRVNASPTGHVKSKGKSGAAQAQPGADGGASCLVDLITSSPQCLHSLVTWTHTHAGSCTSVPSLQSVLSSEYCGIIRAVWGCGDGHDYVMDTDSDCSTVLVDNALSVKREWNKSTAQHLTDNGAGADNAEAVSAPKPQHAPVRTTPCQQPANKGTTSVPLNVENELPQDRDSSHLQLDSMASIQEKALLQPVSPLSSVTGQLSGKQVLSATSDERVKDEFSDLSEGDFLSDDENEKRNVQSSDDSFEPYPEKKVSGKKSDSKEAKKAEEPKIRKKPGPKPGWKKKIKCEREELPTIYKCPYQGCTAVYRGADGMKKHIKEHHEEVRERPCPHPGCNKVFMIDRYLQRHVKLIHTEVRNYICDECGQTFKQRKHLSVHQMRHSGAKPLQCEICGFQCRQRASLKYHMTKHKAETELEFACDQCGKRFEKAHNLNVHMSMVHPLTQTQDKAKPLEPEPILLLNTSGTSESQVVKPEVTAQQEPT from the exons ATGGGGGAGAACTCGGAGAAGCAGCGACGTGTGGATCAGGTCTTCTTCACCGACTTCCAGCGGCTGGTCGGCGTGGCGGTGCGGCAGGACCCCGCGCTCCCCCAGTTCGTCTGCAAGAAGTGCCATGCCCAGTTCTACAAATGCCGCAGCGTCCTCAGGACATTTATCCAGAGGGTGAATGCGTCTCCCACAGGCCATGTGAAGTCAAAAGGAAA GAGCGGCGCGGCCCAGGCCCAGCCGGGTGCAGATGGAGGTGCCTCCTGCCTGG TGGACCTGATCACCTCCAGCCCCCAGTGCCTGCACAGCCTGGTGACGTGGACGCACACGCACGCCGGGAGCTGTACGTCGGTGCCCAGCCTGCAGAGCGTGCTCTCCTCCGAGTACTGCGGCATCATCCGCGCTGtctggggctgtggggatgggCACGACTATGTCATGGATACAGATTCGGACTGTAGCACGGTGCTTGTCGACAATGCCTTGTCTGTCAAACGGGAATGGAACAAGAGCACGGCGCAGCACTTGACTGACAACGGGGCAGGCGCAGACAATGCTGAGGCTGTTTCTGCTCCCAAACCCCAGCATGCTCCAGTAAGGACAACTCCTTGCCAGCAGCCCGCAAACAAAGGGACCACATCGGTGCCACTGAACGTGGAGAATGAGCTGCCGCAGGACAGGGATTCATCTCACTTGCAACTGGACAGCATGGCCTCCATACAGGAGAAAGCCCTGTTGCAGCCCGTGTCACCACTGAGCAGTGTCACAG GACAGTTGAGTGGGAAGCAGGTTCTGTCTGCAACGTCGGATGAGCGGGTAAAAGACGAGTTCAGTGACCTTTCTGAGGG GGACTTCTTGAGTGATGATGAAAATGAGAAGAGAAATGTGCAATCTTCAGATGACTCCTTCGAGCCTTACCCCGAAAAGAA GGTTTCTGGCAAGAAAAGCGACAGcaaagaagcaaagaaggcagAAGAGCCCAAAATAAGGAAGAAGCCAGGGCCTAAgccaggctggaaaaaaaaaatcaaatgtgaaaG GGAGGAGCTGCCTACCATTTACAAGTGTCCTTACCAGGGATGCACGGCTGTCTACAGAGGGGCAGATGGCATGAAG AAACACATCAAAGAGCATCACGAAGAGGTTCGGGAGAGGCCCTGTCCTCATCCTGGCTGCAACAAGGTGTTCATGATTGACCGGTACCTGCAGCGTCATGTGAAACTCATTCACACAG AGGTACGTAATTATATCTGTGATGAATGTGGGCAGACATTTAAGCAACGGAAACACCTCTCGGTCCATCAGATGCGGCACTCAGGAGCAAAGCCTTTGCA GTGTGAAATCTGTGGTTTCCAGTGCCGACAGCGAGCATCACTCAAGTACCACATGACCAAACACAAAGCTGAGACGGAGCTGGAGTTTGCCTGTGACCAGTGCGGGAAGCGCTTTGAGAAGGCCCATAACCTTAATGTCCACATGTCCATGGTGCACCCTCTGACCCAGACTCAGGACAAAGCCAAGCCACTGGAGCCAGAGCCCATTCTCCTCCTAAATACTTCAGGGACTTCGGAAAGTCAGGTGGTAAAGCCAGAAGTGACTGCGCAGCAGGAGCCCACCTGA